In one window of Candidatus Cetobacterium colombiensis DNA:
- the ung gene encoding uracil-DNA glycosylase, translated as MLRIGNDWDKILKEEFEKDYFLNMKEFLKKEYLERTIYPPNNEIFTAFRLTSYKDIKIVILGQDPYHGPGQAHGLAFSVKKGIALPPSLRNIYKEIINEEEGKVFNHGCLESWSEQGIFLLNATLTVRAGEANSHSKIGWTTFTDEVIKKINEKKEQVIFVLWGNNAKAKKKFITNPNHIVIEGVHPSPLSASRGFFGCNHFKMINEILMKKNEEPIHWDIV; from the coding sequence ATGTTAAGAATAGGAAATGATTGGGATAAAATATTAAAAGAGGAATTTGAAAAAGATTACTTTTTAAATATGAAAGAGTTTTTGAAAAAAGAGTATTTAGAAAGAACTATTTATCCACCGAATAATGAAATTTTCACAGCTTTTCGTTTAACTTCATATAAAGATATAAAAATTGTTATCTTAGGTCAAGATCCATATCATGGACCAGGCCAAGCTCATGGGTTAGCGTTTTCAGTAAAAAAAGGGATAGCGTTACCACCATCATTAAGAAATATCTATAAAGAGATAATTAATGAGGAAGAGGGAAAAGTATTTAATCATGGATGTTTAGAAAGTTGGTCTGAGCAAGGAATATTTCTTTTAAATGCAACCTTGACTGTTAGAGCTGGAGAAGCAAATTCACATAGTAAAATAGGTTGGACAACATTTACAGATGAAGTAATAAAAAAAATTAACGAAAAAAAAGAACAAGTAATATTTGTTCTTTGGGGAAATAATGCAAAGGCAAAAAAAAAGTTTATAACTAATCCAAATCATATAGTGATAGAAGGTGTCCATCCAAGTCCATTATCAGCAAGTAGAGGTTTTTTTGGATGTAATCACTTTAAAATGATAAAT
- a CDS encoding TIGR03960 family B12-binding radical SAM protein, protein MRVDIGKYLMSVEKPAQYLGNEINSFHKDLDTIKGRMCLFFPDIYEVGMSNLGIKLLYAIMNKVDNFYLERGFAPMEDMEILMRENNIPMFSLETKTELKDFDVVGFSLSYEMCYPNVLNALDLAKIPLHADERGEEYPLIMAGGTCMMNPTPMEKFLDFFVIGDGEETMTKLAETLVALAGKTKAEKLDAIKDFEGVYIPKLHKGIKRIRRAIVQDIDNTPSYSEQLVPYIQIVHDRASVEIQRGCTRGCRFCQAGYVYRPVRERSLEKNMELIEDMLFNTGYSEISLSSLSSSDYTGISSLINGLQKKYENKNLAISLPSLRMNTHSVDVAVNISGGKRTGFTFAPEAGSQKMRDVINKGVTEEQIIETAEAAVKAGWDNLKFYFMIGLPFETDEDVMAIYELVKRVTYRCRTIRRRVNITASVSNFVPKPHTPYQWHEQMSVEETERKQSMLRDAFRGMKGATLRMHPPKKSYLEGFLSRGDERTGDLIETAFKIGAKLDDYKDNFSIWKEAMEELNISERDYLGARDLEANLPWDIVDTGVSKEFYIRELQKSEQQALTVDCRNQCSACGMKKYIKECGSLTLDKK, encoded by the coding sequence ATGAGAGTAGATATAGGTAAATATTTAATGTCGGTAGAAAAGCCAGCTCAATACTTAGGAAATGAGATAAATAGTTTTCATAAAGATTTAGATACAATAAAGGGAAGAATGTGTTTATTTTTTCCAGATATTTATGAAGTTGGTATGTCAAATTTAGGAATTAAATTGCTTTATGCTATTATGAATAAAGTTGATAACTTCTATTTAGAGAGAGGTTTTGCTCCAATGGAAGATATGGAAATTTTAATGAGGGAAAATAATATTCCAATGTTTTCTCTAGAGACAAAGACTGAATTAAAAGATTTTGATGTGGTTGGATTTTCTCTTTCTTATGAAATGTGCTATCCAAATGTTTTAAATGCATTAGATTTAGCAAAAATTCCTTTACATGCAGATGAAAGAGGAGAAGAGTATCCTTTAATTATGGCAGGAGGAACTTGTATGATGAATCCTACACCAATGGAGAAATTCCTAGATTTCTTTGTTATTGGTGATGGAGAGGAAACTATGACAAAATTAGCAGAGACTTTAGTTGCTTTAGCAGGAAAAACAAAAGCAGAGAAATTAGATGCGATAAAAGATTTTGAAGGAGTTTATATTCCAAAATTACATAAGGGTATAAAAAGAATTAGAAGAGCTATAGTTCAAGATATTGATAATACACCATCTTATTCAGAGCAACTAGTGCCTTATATTCAAATTGTTCATGATAGAGCTTCAGTAGAGATTCAAAGAGGATGTACAAGAGGATGTAGATTCTGCCAGGCTGGGTATGTTTATAGACCTGTTAGAGAGAGAAGTTTAGAGAAAAATATGGAATTAATAGAGGATATGTTATTTAATACTGGATACTCTGAAATATCATTATCTTCTTTAAGTAGTAGTGACTATACAGGTATTTCTTCTCTTATAAATGGATTACAAAAAAAATATGAAAATAAAAATTTAGCAATATCTTTACCATCTCTTAGAATGAATACACACTCTGTAGATGTAGCTGTAAATATAAGTGGTGGAAAAAGAACTGGATTTACATTTGCTCCAGAAGCTGGAAGTCAAAAAATGAGAGATGTTATTAATAAAGGTGTAACAGAGGAACAGATTATTGAAACTGCTGAGGCAGCTGTAAAAGCAGGATGGGATAATTTAAAGTTCTACTTTATGATAGGATTACCATTTGAAACAGATGAAGATGTTATGGCAATATATGAACTAGTAAAAAGAGTAACATATAGATGTAGAACAATAAGAAGAAGAGTTAATATAACAGCAAGTGTATCAAACTTTGTTCCAAAGCCACATACTCCTTATCAATGGCATGAGCAAATGAGTGTAGAAGAAACTGAAAGAAAACAAAGTATGTTAAGAGATGCATTTAGAGGAATGAAAGGTGCAACATTAAGAATGCATCCTCCTAAAAAATCTTATTTAGAAGGATTCTTATCAAGAGGAGACGAAAGAACGGGAGACTTAATAGAAACAGCTTTTAAAATTGGAGCTAAATTAGATGATTATAAAGATAACTTTAGCATTTGGAAAGAGGCTATGGAGGAATTAAATATATCTGAAAGAGATTATTTAGGCGCTAGAGATTTAGAAGCGAATCTTCCTTGGGATATAGTAGATACTGGAGTTAGTAAGGAATTTTATATAAGAGAGCTACAAAAAAGTGAGCAACAAGCATTAACTGTAGATTGTAGAAATCAGTGTTCTGCTTGTGGAATGAAAAAATATATAAAAGAATGTGGTTCATTAACTTTAGATAAAAAATAG
- a CDS encoding phosphohydrolase — protein sequence MFSRLKQGYRCLFLKFDKNNENEIKNILSQKEFEIFSEMGDYDKLHSFLIYKKCKENGILKDNKNYLKLALLHDCGKGNVTLFRRVKKVLIGDKKLEKHPENAFERLKEINIDLAILCRDHHKKSVEDKMKLFQEFDDE from the coding sequence ATGTTTTCTAGATTAAAGCAAGGATATAGATGTTTATTTTTAAAATTCGATAAGAATAATGAGAATGAAATAAAAAATATATTATCACAAAAAGAATTTGAAATTTTTTCTGAAATGGGAGATTATGATAAATTACATTCCTTTTTGATTTATAAAAAATGTAAAGAAAATGGAATTTTAAAGGATAATAAAAACTATTTAAAATTAGCTTTACTTCATGATTGTGGTAAAGGAAATGTAACTCTTTTCAGAAGAGTTAAAAAAGTTTTAATAGGAGATAAAAAATTAGAAAAACATCCTGAAAATGCTTTTGAGAGATTAAAGGAGATAAATATAGATTTAGCAATATTATGTAGAGATCATCATAAAAAAAGTGTAGAAGATAAAATGAAGCTTTTTCAAGAATTTGATGATGAATAA